The nucleotide window TTCAGCCCCGCATCGAGCTGGCCGAAACCAATAGCGATGTGGTGGTAACGGCGGAACTTCCTAACATAAACCCCAATAATTTACAATTAACTGTGACCGACGACTCCTTAAGCATTTCCGCCCTGGCCATATCAGGCGGTATGACCACGAGCCTCCATCGGACGGTGGCCCTGCCGTGTTCGGTAAGGGCAGAGCACGTCGACGCCACTTACAGCAACGGTATCCTCGAGGCGCGCCTGCCGAAGTCGGATCTTACCGCCCGGCGGCGGGTCAAGGTCAACGTCACCGGCTAGCAACTTTAATTAATACAGACCTGCTTCCATCCCAATTAACTATTCGAGGTGAATAAAAATGCTCCAACCACAGGGACAGTGGTTCGTCCCGGGAATGACGTCGCCTGGATGGATGGCGGCCCCGGCTGATATGCTGGTACCACCTGTAGACGTCCTGGAAAGCGATCATGATTTAATTTACATATTTGCCGTACCCGGAGCCCGGCCGGAAGACGTCCGCGTGGAAGTTCGTCAGCAGGCCCTGGAGATAGAAGGTACTGTTGCCGCCCCTGACGCCGGCCGCTATGTCTACCGCTATCAGGAATGGCCGGTAGGTAGGTTTTACCGCCTTCTCCCCCTGCCGCCGGAATTAGATGGGGAAAAAGCGGCGGCCAGCTTCGACCGCGGGCTCTTGATGGTACGTTTCCCCAAAACGAATCGCGGTAGACAAATAGCCGTAAACGTACAGTCGCCGGAACAAAATCCTTCTCCGGGGCAAGGACATTTAATTTAAATAACAAAGGGATAAAGGCAGCAGCCGGATCCTTCAGAGGGGCCAGCTGCTGCTTTTTTCTTCCTCATCGCGTACGACTAAATAAGTGCCCGGAGTAAGGGTATCAAAGGCGGCCGGGTAAGCAGAAGAATCCGTAAGCGTCCGATATGGACTGCGGACCGGTATTATACGGATGTTGGTTCTTAAGGGTCCGGATTTCCCTGTAACCATGGACGAAACTCCTTTCTTTAGATCAGCTGGCGCCATCCCTGGCGGGTAAAGGTGACGTTAACGGGCGGGGCGCCTTCCCTGGGCTGGCTTTCCCGGGTTATGGTGCCGTTGAAGATAAAAGCATCCAGACAGGGAATGCTCTCTATAATACCGCCGGTTGCCTCAAAATCCACCGAATACTCCTGGGGTTTTAAAAGGGCGACCGGGTTAAACGGTTCCAGTAGCTTCAAGTCGGCTTCATAATCGAGATAAAGCTGCCACATGAGCTCCTCCAGCCGCGCCGAAGGCGTGGTAACATGAAGTTTGATTTCCTGGAGGGCTTCGCGTCGAGAGATCATATGGTTATGGGCGTAAAGCCTTTCCGTCAGGTTTTTGATAATTTCTGTAACCCGCCCGTCTTCTTCCGCAGGCATGTGCAGCTCCAGGAGCTTCCGGGCCAGGGAGCGGATGAGGGCATAGTTGCGGTGCACATTGCCCAGGGCCAGGGGATGTACCTTATCTACCAGGCGGTTAAACACCGCCGCGAGACTGTCTTCACTCTCCAGACCGGCAGTCTCCCGGGCCAGGGAAAAGTAGGCCATGACGTCTTCCACGCTGACCGGTAGGCGGGCGATGGGGTTGGCCGGGTCTTC belongs to Moorella humiferrea and includes:
- a CDS encoding Hsp20/alpha crystallin family protein — its product is MLQPQGQWFVPGMTSPGWMAAPADMLVPPVDVLESDHDLIYIFAVPGARPEDVRVEVRQQALEIEGTVAAPDAGRYVYRYQEWPVGRFYRLLPLPPELDGEKAAASFDRGLLMVRFPKTNRGRQIAVNVQSPEQNPSPGQGHLI
- a CDS encoding SDH family Clp fold serine proteinase, with product MGRAERLPLLQQIEAERQSAVICYFTGDRENLGTRIAPDVIRVFYRHLLALGPRPRIDLFLYTRGGDVLTPWRLVNLVREFTHHLGVLVPFRAASAGTLLCLGANEIVMGALGELGPIDPSVANAFNPEDPANPIARLPVSVEDVMAYFSLARETAGLESEDSLAAVFNRLVDKVHPLALGNVHRNYALIRSLARKLLELHMPAEEDGRVTEIIKNLTERLYAHNHMISRREALQEIKLHVTTPSARLEELMWQLYLDYEADLKLLEPFNPVALLKPQEYSVDFEATGGIIESIPCLDAFIFNGTITRESQPREGAPPVNVTFTRQGWRQLI